The window GCCGCCCGTGCCGCTGCTGTGCGGATGTGTACTATGGTAGGGGCCCCGGTTGGTACCATTATCGGCTACCGCACCAGATTTGACTCAAACATTTCCGCCGAAACCAGAATCGAGGTTGTCACAGAAGGAATCCTGATCCGGAAAATCCAGGACGACCCTGAACTGGCCGACACCCAACTGGTCATTTTCGATGAGTTCCATGAACGGAACCTTCAGAGCGATCTTGGCCTGGCCCTTTGCCTTGATCTCTGTGAGCTACGGGAAGATCTGCGGCTGCTGGTGATGTCCGCCACACTTGAGGCACCACCAATCTGCACCTTGCTTGGCGGTGGTGTACATATCGAGGCATCCGGCAGGAGCTATCCTGTAGATATACACCACCCTCCCGTAACTCATCGGGCAACCAATCAATTCACTCATCAAAATCCCCGACCTGGCTCAAAATCAGCAATAGTCGATCTGGCACTCACCGGTATCGCGAGAGCCATTCAGGAACAAGCCGGGGACATCCTTGTTTTTCTGCCCGGTGCAGGCGAAATACACCTTTGCCGTGAACTCCTTGCCGAAAAGTACAGTTCACTGCTCGCAGATACTGAATTGCTGCCACTCTACGGAAACCTATCCCACCAGGAGCAAGACCGGATTTTTCAGCCCAAAGCTGCCAGACGACGTGTCATACTCTCAACCCCCATAGCCGAAACCAGTCTTACCATCGACGGTATTCGCTGTGTAGTCGATACCGGCTACTATCGTCGGCCCGTTCACGACCAGAGCAGCGGCCTGTCACGCCTCACCACCGCCCGAATATCAAAAGCATCTGCGGATCAACGTGCCGGCCGCGCAGGCAGAACCGCACCGGGTATCTGCTACCGACTCTGGGATAAGCACATCGACCACGGGTTGCTTACCAGCACCCCGCCCGAGATAATCAACAGCGAACTCAGCGCCCTGGTGCTGCAACTCGCACTTTGGGGTGTCCGCGATTATTCAGATCTGAAGTGGATTGACCCACCTCGCCGCTCATCCTGGGATAAGGCGTTAGTGTTGCTCAGACAACTCAATTGCCTGACCGATACCGGAGATATCACCGCCCTGGGCCGAAAGGTCACCCCGCTGCCAGTGCATCCCCGGCTAGGGGTATTGCTTATTAAGGGAAATAGAGAGGGGGCCTGCTGGACAAGCTGTCTACTTGCGGCGCTGCTCTCAGACAAGGACATTTTCCGAAGCCGGACTGTCACTGCAGATATTCTGCCACGCCTGGAAGCTCTCTGGTCATTGGCCGATGCAGGTTCGGGCAGAAAGGTTCATCCCGCAACAGATGTGCGATTCTGCAAGGCTGTCATCAAACAGGCACGCCAATTATTGAAAATAGTAGGCGGTACTATTGAGTCAAAACCTCAGTTGAACGATGCTGGGTCGTTACTCGCCTATGCCTATCCCGACAGAGTCGCCTCCCTGAGATCCGGCTCACGCTCATCATACCTTCTTGCCAATGGCAGAGGCGCAATGCTGGCGGCTGATGACAGTCTCGCTGGAACACCTCTTCTCGTTGCAGCCCAGGTCGGTGATACCGACCATAGTCCACACAGCGGACAGAGCAGGATCTACATGGCCGCGCCGATCACCCGATCGGGCCTTGAATATTTCCATGCTCATCTGCTCCAGGAGAATGAGGACGTCAGCTGGGATCAGCAAAATAGACGAGTAAAGAGCGCTATCGAACTCAGGCTTGGCCAGCTTGTACTTGCGAGCAAAAAATACACCAGCCACGACAGCGACAAAACAGCACAGGCTTTTATGGACGGGGTTGGCCAAAATGGCCTGGCAACTCTTCCCTGGACACGGGAATCCCGCGATCTTCAGGCACGACTCTGTTCACTTCATCACTGGTTGCCCGATACGTGGCCTGATCTTTCTGACGAGCATCTCGCCAACGATCTTGACTGGCTTGTACCCTACTGCTCAGGGATGCGAAATCTCGGCCAGCTGAAATCGCTGGATATGAAAGCAATCCTGCTCTCCATGTTCGACTGGAACCAGGCTCAGCAGATCGATGGCTTGGCCCCGAGCCATATCCAGGTTCCAAGCGGCTCGAAAATCCGGCTCAACTATACCCCCGGCGAAGCACCAGTTCTTGCCGTACGATTGCAGGAACTGTTCGGACTTTATGAAACACCCCAGGTGTGCCGCAACAGCGTATCGGTTCTCATCCACCTGCTCTCACCCGCCCAGCGCCCGATCCAGGTCACACAGGATTTGAAGTCTTTCTGGCTCAACACCTACCCCGAAGTGAGAAAGGAGATGGCAGGCAGGTATCCCAAGCATTACTGGCCGCAGGATCCGTTTGAGGCCCAGGCGACCAGAAAAACGAAGAAACAGATGGATAGGAAATGATTCAGACCACCACAGGGAAATACGGAATTCCTCGGTGCGCTTTCTAGTTTGATGACCTTACCTGTCCGATTAGCGGGTTAATGACGGGCGCACCGATTCCATAGATAACCACCATCCCTGTGCCGCCGCCCATGGTAGCGGTCCTCCTGTCAGGATTGTCGTCTACCAATGCGGGTATGACATCCCAATTGTTCGCCATCCAAACGTTACCTGCATCATCGAGCATCGTATCGGTTGATTCTTGCAGTACTCCGGAGCGGTAATAGTGGATTATTTCACCTGTTTTCTTACCATCAGGGCAGAGTTTTTCATTGGTACCACACATGTGGATAAAGCCAGTGCCCAAAAAATTACCGATGAAAACCGTATCATCGCCTGCAATACTAACCCCCCAGGGTGCATAAATTTCACCTTCCAACACTTGCTTTTGGAGGACTGCACCATCGGGGGATATCAGCGTCACGTTGCCTGTCTTGGTTATACCCTGCTGTTCATTTTTAAGAACTTTCTCGATATTGATTTTGAACTCTTCTATGATACTTGCTTTTTCAGGTACTTTTGCGAGCGGGTATCCCATCGAAAAATTATTTCCAACCCAAACATGACCGGACGAATCAATGGCAACTCCACGCGGCGCCATGCCACCTAGCTGGATTTGCTGCGCCTGATCTGGCTGACCAGCGAGGAAACGCGTTACCGTGATAGACCCATTGTTTGTTACCCAAACGACATTTCGATTGTCGACGGCAACAGCAAAAGGTCTTTTCAAACCTGGCACGTTGACAACCTCACCCTTGGTGTGATCACCCTTTGGAAACCGGATCAGTTGGTTCAGTTGGTTGTCGCAGACCCACACATCCCCATTAGGTGCCGTTGCCAGGCCCTGAAGCGCCCCATTCTCGCCATCGACATGCGCAGGGCCAAGTACCTTACCATCAAGGTCAAAAACACCGACCGTGCCATTAAAGCTACTAACCCACACTTTATCGGCCGAAACCGTTGTGCCCCAGCCAATACCATCGAGGCCCTGCCCATTATAGCCTACAAGAGGAGGCGATAGGGCCTCGCCACCTGGTGCCAGCCTGACAACGCCCCCACCAATCGCCTTTGAGAGCCCGGACTGGGAGCCCGGCATCCAGTTCTGCCCGCTCCATAGCTGCCCACGATTATCAAACATCAGCCGCCCTGGAGAATAGGTCCCACCTCCAGACAAACGCACCATGAGTGCGAAGTCATCCGGAACATAACTGAGATAGGGTAAGAAGTTGGTAGAGCGGCGCTCCTCACCATCGGGGTACGGGAATGCCGTAGTGAATAGGGCGAATAATTCTTTGGTGTTGAGGTAAGGCCTCACGGCAATGTTACGCAATGCCGTGAGCGTACTCTTGCCAGCAGTTATATCTATAAATTTTTCGCAGTTCGAGGGATCATTTCTGGCGCCGCACAATGACATAAGTGCTGCAAGGGTATTCATTCGAGCGACGGTTTCGGAAAACGTCAGGTTACTTCCATTCAGGACAGTAGCGCCGAAGGTGCCAGTAGATACGTCAACCAGGTTTTGCACATGCTGCGACCCGATTAAAAGGCCATTGGCAGAACCTGTTATGTTCTGATCCTCGGCAAACAGGCCAGCAAGAGGCCATACAGAGCCAATAGTTGAAAGTTCATTTATGGTAACGGCACCCTGCTGATCCGCACGAAGCACGGCTAATCCTGCATAATTGGGCACATCAACGCCATCAATTTCTCCGCCCTTTGAAATAAGATAGTAAAATCCTGAGACAGGAGCAGGCACAGTATCAAACTGTATTTGCCCCGCCTTCGTCGTGCTGCCCTGCCCAAGCATTTTAGGCTTCGTTTCAGGCTGTGCTTGCCAAAGCGTTACTTCAGCATTGGATACGGGTATGCCTGCTGAAAGTACCGTTATTGAAAACTTTTGGTCCGATGACCACGCCGCCGATGTTGTGAGTGATAATGCCAGCAAACAAATGAACCAGTAAATAAATGTATTTTTCATTTTTGCACCTACTACGAATGATTGAGATTGCTGTTCGTTGCACCTTAGACTCAAATTTGAAACCAAAACGCTAGTGCTCGACGAAAATGATAAACACGCAAAGCGTGACTGGCTCTCTTTCGAAAAAAAACTTCAACTATCCGTTAATGCGGGGTCTCCCCCTAGTGGTGATTTTTGTGTCCAGGCCACCCGAAAGAGAGACGGTCCCAACATTTCGGACCACCCCTTAAGTTTACCTGCCAACAGTTCCTCAATCATGCTAAATTGAGGAATTATGAAAAGGACAAGACGAAAACATACAGCGGAGTTTAAGGCCAGAGTAGCCTTCGAAGCCATTCAGGGACTCAAAACTCAGAGTGAGATTGCGAAGGAATTTGAGATCCACCCGGTAATGGTTGGCAAATGGAAGACTGAACTGCTTGAACGCATGCCTGAGCTTTTCGCCAGCAAATCCGATAAGGGAGTTAATGCCAGCGATAAAGACAAGGATGAACTTGAGCGGAAAGTTGGCCAATTGACAATGGAGGTGGATTTCCTTGAAAAAAAGTGCAAGCAGTTGGGGATACCGCTGAAAGGGCGAAGCAAATAGATTGGATTTCCCAACTGAGCATCCGTCGTCAATGTGAACTACTCAAAATCCACCGTTCAATACTCTATTACCAGCGAAAAGACGAGTCTGCCATAAACCAGAGACTCATAGGGTTAATTGACAAATATCACCTGGAAGACCCCTCAGCAGGCACTCGGCGGATGAGTAAATATCTGCGCAGAGCAACAGGGATGAGAATAGGCCGAAAGCGGGTTCGTCGCCTTATGCGTCGTATGGGCATAGAGGCAATTTACCCACGTAAACGTACTACCATTCCAGGGAGTTCGACCCAAATATATCCATACCTGTTACGGAAATTGCCAATCACCAGACCGAACCAGGTGTGGGCCGCGGATATCACCTATGTCCCGATGAGGAAAGGGTTTGTTTATCTTTTTGCCATAATAGACTGGTATTCAAGGAAAATAATCGATTGGGAAATCTCCACAACCTTGGACACTGAATTTTGCTTGCGCTGTCTCAACCGTGCCATACTCAAGCATGGTCCACCGGAGATATTCAACACGGATCAGGGGTGTCAGTTTACTTCCGGAAAATGGACCTCAGCACTCAAGGAGCACGGAATAGCCATCAGCATGGATGGCAAAGGAAGATGGATAGATAATGTAATGATCGAGCGTTTTTGGAGGACTATCAAATATGAAGATATTTATTTGAAATCGTATGAAAATCCAAGAGAGTTAGCTAAAGGCATTACTAGCTACATTCAAAGATATAACGGCGTGAGGCCACACGAAAGCTTATCAGATGCAACACCTGATGAGATTTACTACAAGCAACAAAGAAAAGCGGCTTGAAAAAATTTCCAACGCCCTCTCCCCGCGGGGAGAGGGCGTTGGAGCAACCGGAACTGTAGGAAGTAAACTTAAAAGCAGCAAATGGTGGTCCTAAAAACGGGACCACTTCACTACGCTTTACCAAGTATACTCAGGAAACTGGCATATCCTTCACGATCAAAGTTATTGGATCTTTCGTTCATGAAACCATGCAGGTATTTCGTTTTGTGGCATTGAACGTTCGCCTTGAACGACAATCTTTCACATACTTGCTGAACATCGTAGGTGGGCTCTGTTGCTGCAAAATACCATGTGATTGGAATCTTCGGGTTTATTTCTAAATACATTCTAAGCTGGGAACTATAGAAGCAAATTGCTTTTGTATCTTTGTACAGTTCCAACTTCTCGGATAATGCCCATATTGCAGATGCGCCTACACTGAATCCTAGTAATGTAATTTCTTCTGACTGGTTTCCCTGTAACTTTGCATGCAATGTCTCAGCATATGTATCCAGGCCAATTTGACTTTTGAAATATGCGTAGGCTTCTGTTTCATCCCTGAAGCTCAGATCTTCACCTCCATAAGGGTCGATCACCTCAACATGGGAGTATTTATTTGAAATATTAGATAATAATTCAAGTAACGCCTTGGTGTTACCAAAAATGTCAGATACAACCTTGAGTTTCATATCTCTCTCATGCAAGGTGCGTTAATCGTCGTTATGCTTTTCGGTGTCCGCTGACTCTAAATCACTGCGCAGATAGCTGATCACCTCTCTGTCCAGCAGAAACTGACCTGGCCAACTCTGCTCAGCCACTCGTTCTTTAGTCAGTTCCTCCCTGGGCACTATCACATCTACTCCGAAAGGGGTTGGTTTTCTGATAGCATTCTCATCAGCCACGACATGGGACCCATCCAAGGCCAAAGCCGCTGTACCGGAATCGATAATCAGTTTGCGGTTGGCCAAGCGTTCCTTGCGGGAGGGCGCACAGACACTTCGACAAAATCCACATACCGTGTAGTAAAACCAGTCAGGATCAAAGACCGCCTGCCGATAGTCGTTGAAGCTGTTATCAGCACTCTGCATCTGTGGGTCCGCCTTCTGCAGGCGTATGCACAATGAATCAAGTTCGTCTTTTTCCTGAGGCAGGGCACGGCTGAGACGATACGGGCTCCAGTTAGACCAGCTGCCGGAAGCGGCCAACCCCTCATAACCTGTGCATCCGATCCAGCAACATGTGTTTGGACGTTTGCCGGAAATAGTTTCCGTAATGCCGGCGACTGTAACCTTGGTCGAGTTTTGGGGGTGAATCATTGCAACGGGACAAACCAAACTACACATTTTGCATCTGTCACAGGGATGTTTTTCATCCGGGATTGGCTTGTCTGCGATCAGGGGAGCAGATGTAATAACACTCCCCAACTCAACCAGTGCGCCATATTCTCTGGTGAGCAGGTTACCACTCCAGCCCAGACGGCCGACCCCGGCGGCAAGAGCTGCGTAGCGGTGTGAAAAATCTGGGTGAAACTCTGTCAGCTCTGTTATGTCGGCGGCATCTTTCTCAGGTCTGTAATTGTTGTTCAGGTCAACGTTAACAGCCTCATATCCTTCCGATCTGAGAAATTCGACAAGCTCATCCCCTATGGTATAAAGCGATTGCACTATGGATTTTCGATTTTCACAATGAGGCTGCCAACTTTTTTTGCTGATAAAGTCCCGTACGATCTCCTTGTCCAGCGAGAGTGCAAAGGAAACAACTGAATTTGCAGAATGTAAGAGGTAACGTGGATCAGCCGATGGAGGCCCGTCTGCAAGAGCCTTTCTGGTGGTTATGCCGACCAGATGAGCACCGAGACTCAAGGCAATGGACTTCAATCGTGTTTCAATGGGTTCCATAACGATCTCTCATTCAATTTGATCTGATATTCAGTTCATGAACTCTTGAATCTGAAAAAATTCTGCCATTGCTGCGTCCGGAGAAGTGGTGGACTCAATATTCCGTTACTTCGATTTTTCTTCTTTACAATACCCCAAAAGGGAAGAGCTATGGCTGGTATGTCGAAAAATTTAATTTTACTCTGACCGTTTTAGATCCTCCAGTCTTGAATATTTCTTTTCAGCATTCCTTTGACCTGCATCACATACGAGCACTGAAAGTGGTTAGACATTCATTCTGGTAGGACATTCTACAAACAAAAAGCAGCCTTGCAGAATCGCAACCAGAAGATACCACACAGTAGCAGCAGGTCTATTTTCCTTTCCAGAATATTGCCAATTCGGCTTGATGAACTAGAAACAATCACTATACTCTAACTTGTAGTTTGATCTGTTCTGCTATCACAGAACAATAAAGACACACCAAAGGAGGAAATGTCATGAGCATGAGAGGCGATATTATCTCAAAAGAGTATCAGAAAATGGTCTGGATCAGGGACAAAGACGGTAAAGAATACGCATGTTATGCCGAAGACCTCAAAAGTCTTAAGAAAAAAGAGGATATGACTGAAGAAGAGAAAGAGAAATGTCTCGATATCAGTCAGGTTGTTGGGGCCAACTGGTAAGCCTCAACCTTCCCAGAATGTGGTCGAATCAAGTAGCGACCATTTTAAATTGCCTTTTTGAATATATGAAATCCCTGCAACTATGTTGCAGGGATTTTTTTGTTTTAACCACGAAAGAGCCTGCTGGGCCTCTCTGGCAAAATCGAGGTTAAACCTCTCAACTCTACACGCTCTCCTGATGCCTCCCTCTTCCCAACCTCCAAACAATCAAGTACAATCGACCCCATGCAGTTAAGCACTTAATATCCGGTCACCGTTTTTATCCAACCCACCGATGGAGAGAAGTATGGCCAGACCTCTGCGAGTGCAATACCCCGGTGCCATTTACCGGATCAGTCACCAGGGCACCGGCAGGCAACAGGTCTTCCGAGGCAAAGGGGATAGAATCAGTTTTCTCGATTCTCTTGAAAAGTCTGCCGCCACCCATGGGGTTAAACTTTTTGGTTTCGTGCTGATGGACAGAACGTTTCAACTGCTTGTGCAAACACCGAGAGGCAACCTCAGCAATTTTATGCGCCAGCTCAACATCCTCTATACCAGCTACTTCAACAAGACCCACAGGCGAAGTGGCAATCTTTTTCGTGGACGCTTTAAATCGCTCCTGATCCAGGACAGCTACCTCGATCTTGCCGGCTGCGCCATGCATTTGAGCCCCGCACAAACCCGGCTGAAACGAAGAATGGAGAATAATGACCGCTGGGATGATCTCCGCCGGTTTGGCTGGTCCAGCCTGCCTGGGCATCTTGGTCGATACCCACGCTATCCATATGTAGACCATAGCCGGCTGCTGGCCAACTTCGGCGGAGATACCCCTCAGGGACGAGAACGTTATGGCCGTCATCTTATGGGCAATCTTGATCAGGCCTGCGATCTCACACCACACACCAGGGGTCAGGCCATACTTGGGGATAAGGATTTTTTAAATAATGTAACTGAGCGCGCCATGACTTTTCAATCTTCGAACCAACACAAACCTTTACCCATAGATCCGGAACACGTACTCCTGGTACTCGAACAGTTCTGGCAAAGCCCCCGTAGCGCTTTTCTCACCACTCCTTCTTCAAGGCGAATGGTTGCCATTGACTTTCTTTACCGGCATTGCCGTATGACCAATCCTGCAATTGGCGACCTGTTCGAGCTTCACTACAGCACCGTCAGCTCATTGCGTAATCGCCTTATCTCGCTTCGCCAGTCAGACAAACTGCTTGATGGTGAAGTGCTCACCATCGAACGGAGTCTTAGCCGCTCTCTCTGCAATTGATCTTCCATGGACGTACTTACCACCGAAACCTATCTACTGATTTTCTTCGCTTTTCTGCTTGGCGGTATTGTTAAAGGCATTATCGGCACCGGACTGCCCACCATTGCCCTGGCCATAATTACCGCAACCATCGGCCTGAAAGAAGCCATGGCCATAATTTTATTGCCATCAATTCTGACCAACATCGGCCAGGGGTTGTTGGGTGGTCATCTCGTTTATGTGGTCAAGCGCAGCTGGAGTTTCCTGGCAATGACCTTCTGCACTGTATGGATTGGTGCATCTCTTATCACCAGAGTGAACATCAGCTGGCTCTCCGCCCTTCTCGGCACAATTCTACTTATCTATGCTGTTGTAGGTCTAACTGCCCGTATTCTACCAAAGCCTGGTTCAGCCGAGAGCTGGATGAATCCTCTTTTCGGCTCTGTCAATGGCTTGCTGACAGGCCTCACCGGCTCCTCCGTGATCCCCGGTGTACTTTACTTACAAAGCCTTGGACTTAAACGGGATCAGCTCATTCAGACCATGGGGCTGCTGTTTCTCATTTCCACCTCCACCCTGGCAATGGCACTGCAGAAGAACCAACTGCTCAACCAGGAATTACTCATCCTCTCCGGGCTTGCCTTCATTCCCGCATTTCTTGGAATGCTGGGTGGTATACATATCCGCAAGCGAATTTCCGAAGCGCTCTTTCGCCGACTCTTCTTTATTTTTATGCTCATTCTTGGGTGCTACATCTTTGGCCGAGCGATCCATCAAGGTATATACTGACAGTGGAAGTGGTGCAAATGTTCAGCTAAAGAGCACCTTCCACCCATATGCTTTCTGTCTATTGCCAAAGGTGAGCCATGCATAATCCCAATTACGCAGAGTACAGCCTCGCTCAACTGGGAGATTGTCTCAACCATATCAACAGGGATAAATACCCGGACCGGTATCAGCTGCTGCTCCATGAGATCTCACTTCGAACGGAACGCGGCGAGGCTGTCTGTGATCCCCTGATCAATGAACTCACAGGGGCGGATATACCATTTTCTCTGGCACTCAGACTCTGGTTATGTTTCTGCTGGCGATACACCATTTGCAGCACAGGGGTCGCGGCACTGTTTATGGCTTCATACACTGCCATGAACAGACTGTACATTCTCTCGCCCCTGATCGTTGGTCTGATGGTGGCGGCAACCATTGCCCTCCTGATTCTCAGCGGCGCTGTGATCATGAAGCAGGCCCTGGCCAGGCCCTACCGTCCGTTTCGTATACGTGTTACACCTGCTGCCGTCTCGACAACCGACTCATTACTCACTCAACCAGCAAGGAGCACAACATGAACATTCTGATTATAGGGTGCAGTCGAGGTATTGGCCTTGAACTTGTCAAGCAGACCCTTGCTGCAGGCCATCTGGTTACTGCGCTGGTACGAAATCCTGACAAGTTCCACCTGTTACATGAAAATCTCTGCACAGTTCTGGGAGACATCCGTGATCCCATTCAGGTAAATGAAGCGGTCAAAGGTCAGGATGCGGTCTGCCTGACCATCGGGGTTCCAATCACCTTCAAACCCGTCACACTGTTTTCCGATGGAACAAGAATAGTTTTAGAGGCCATGAAAAACCACGGTGTCCCCCGGCTTATCTGTGTCACCGGAATAGGCGCAGGTGACAGTAAGGGGCATGGCGGTTTTTTATATGACGTCATCTTCAAACCACTGCTATTGAGAACTATTTATGAGGACAAGGACA of the Desulfosediminicola ganghwensis genome contains:
- a CDS encoding sulfite exporter TauE/SafE family protein, which codes for MDVLTTETYLLIFFAFLLGGIVKGIIGTGLPTIALAIITATIGLKEAMAIILLPSILTNIGQGLLGGHLVYVVKRSWSFLAMTFCTVWIGASLITRVNISWLSALLGTILLIYAVVGLTARILPKPGSAESWMNPLFGSVNGLLTGLTGSSVIPGVLYLQSLGLKRDQLIQTMGLLFLISTSTLAMALQKNQLLNQELLILSGLAFIPAFLGMLGGIHIRKRISEALFRRLFFIFMLILGCYIFGRAIHQGIY
- a CDS encoding dienelactone hydrolase family protein yields the protein MKLKVVSDIFGNTKALLELLSNISNKYSHVEVIDPYGGEDLSFRDETEAYAYFKSQIGLDTYAETLHAKLQGNQSEEITLLGFSVGASAIWALSEKLELYKDTKAICFYSSQLRMYLEINPKIPITWYFAATEPTYDVQQVCERLSFKANVQCHKTKYLHGFMNERSNNFDREGYASFLSILGKA
- the hrpB gene encoding ATP-dependent helicase HrpB, producing MAKTPLPDSSIIERYSELPVSAVISKLSAALQEAHCVLSAPTGSGKTTLVPIALLTLALIPDHKKIIMLEPRRIAARAAAVRMCTMVGAPVGTIIGYRTRFDSNISAETRIEVVTEGILIRKIQDDPELADTQLVIFDEFHERNLQSDLGLALCLDLCELREDLRLLVMSATLEAPPICTLLGGGVHIEASGRSYPVDIHHPPVTHRATNQFTHQNPRPGSKSAIVDLALTGIARAIQEQAGDILVFLPGAGEIHLCRELLAEKYSSLLADTELLPLYGNLSHQEQDRIFQPKAARRRVILSTPIAETSLTIDGIRCVVDTGYYRRPVHDQSSGLSRLTTARISKASADQRAGRAGRTAPGICYRLWDKHIDHGLLTSTPPEIINSELSALVLQLALWGVRDYSDLKWIDPPRRSSWDKALVLLRQLNCLTDTGDITALGRKVTPLPVHPRLGVLLIKGNREGACWTSCLLAALLSDKDIFRSRTVTADILPRLEALWSLADAGSGRKVHPATDVRFCKAVIKQARQLLKIVGGTIESKPQLNDAGSLLAYAYPDRVASLRSGSRSSYLLANGRGAMLAADDSLAGTPLLVAAQVGDTDHSPHSGQSRIYMAAPITRSGLEYFHAHLLQENEDVSWDQQNRRVKSAIELRLGQLVLASKKYTSHDSDKTAQAFMDGVGQNGLATLPWTRESRDLQARLCSLHHWLPDTWPDLSDEHLANDLDWLVPYCSGMRNLGQLKSLDMKAILLSMFDWNQAQQIDGLAPSHIQVPSGSKIRLNYTPGEAPVLAVRLQELFGLYETPQVCRNSVSVLIHLLSPAQRPIQVTQDLKSFWLNTYPEVRKEMAGRYPKHYWPQDPFEAQATRKTKKQMDRK
- a CDS encoding NAD(P)-dependent oxidoreductase produces the protein MNILIIGCSRGIGLELVKQTLAAGHLVTALVRNPDKFHLLHENLCTVLGDIRDPIQVNEAVKGQDAVCLTIGVPITFKPVTLFSDGTRIVLEAMKNHGVPRLICVTGIGAGDSKGHGGFLYDVIFKPLLLRTIYEDKDKQEEQVKKSNLEWVIVRPAGLTNGPKTGSYMTFTHLEGITSKRISRRDVAHFIVAELAEKRFSRQAVLLTY
- a CDS encoding transposase, producing MARPLRVQYPGAIYRISHQGTGRQQVFRGKGDRISFLDSLEKSAATHGVKLFGFVLMDRTFQLLVQTPRGNLSNFMRQLNILYTSYFNKTHRRSGNLFRGRFKSLLIQDSYLDLAGCAMHLSPAQTRLKRRMENNDRWDDLRRFGWSSLPGHLGRYPRYPYVDHSRLLANFGGDTPQGRERYGRHLMGNLDQACDLTPHTRGQAILGDKDFLNNVTERAMTFQSSNQHKPLPIDPEHVLLVLEQFWQSPRSAFLTTPSSRRMVAIDFLYRHCRMTNPAIGDLFELHYSTVSSLRNRLISLRQSDKLLDGEVLTIERSLSRSLCN
- a CDS encoding epoxyqueuosine reductase, with product MEPIETRLKSIALSLGAHLVGITTRKALADGPPSADPRYLLHSANSVVSFALSLDKEIVRDFISKKSWQPHCENRKSIVQSLYTIGDELVEFLRSEGYEAVNVDLNNNYRPEKDAADITELTEFHPDFSHRYAALAAGVGRLGWSGNLLTREYGALVELGSVITSAPLIADKPIPDEKHPCDRCKMCSLVCPVAMIHPQNSTKVTVAGITETISGKRPNTCCWIGCTGYEGLAASGSWSNWSPYRLSRALPQEKDELDSLCIRLQKADPQMQSADNSFNDYRQAVFDPDWFYYTVCGFCRSVCAPSRKERLANRKLIIDSGTAALALDGSHVVADENAIRKPTPFGVDVIVPREELTKERVAEQSWPGQFLLDREVISYLRSDLESADTEKHNDD
- a CDS encoding IS3 family transposase (programmed frameshift) — translated: MKRTRRKHTAEFKARVAFEAIQGLKTQSEIAKEFEIHPVMVGKWKTELLERMPELFASKSDKGVNASDKDKDELERKVGQLTMEVDFLEKKCKQLDTAERAKQIDWISQLSIRRQCELLKIHRSILYYQRKDESAINQRLIGLIDKYHLEDPSAGTRRMSKYLRRATGMRIGRKRVRRLMRRMGIEAIYPRKRTTIPGSSTQIYPYLLRKLPITRPNQVWAADITYVPMRKGFVYLFAIIDWYSRKIIDWEISTTLDTEFCLRCLNRAILKHGPPEIFNTDQGCQFTSGKWTSALKEHGIAISMDGKGRWIDNVMIERFWRTIKYEDIYLKSYENPRELAKGITSYIQRYNGVRPHESLSDATPDEIYYKQQRKAA